One genomic window of Salvia miltiorrhiza cultivar Shanhuang (shh) chromosome 4, IMPLAD_Smil_shh, whole genome shotgun sequence includes the following:
- the LOC131019982 gene encoding uncharacterized protein LOC131019982 has translation MQSLQQPSNRDLESATDSDNGGGGRRRSDAGEKGALEIVGVPENDNGAEKERRRSSVSECTVEIVDLEVEGGAGETKVHLGKIERDCRICHLSMDATNEDSGFPIELGCSCKDDLAAAHKQCAEAWFKIKGDKTCEICGSLAQNVVGVTEAELAESWNEASDTAAVAAASSPSSQSRNFWQGRRFLNFLLACMVFAFVISWLFHFNVPS, from the exons ATGCAATCTTTACAACAGCCCAGTAATAGGGATTTAGAATCAGCAACTGATTCCGATAATGGCGGAGGAGGCCGCCGCCGAAGTGACGCCGGCGAGAAAGGTGCACTCGAGATTGTGGGTGTGCCGGAAAACGACAATGGTGCTGAGAAGGAGAGGAGACGATCCAGTGTGTCGGAGTGCACAGTAGAGATTGTGGATCTGGAGGTGGAAGGTGGAGCTGGGGAAACGAAGGTGCATTTGGGTAAAATTGAGAGGGATTGTAGGATATGCCACCTCAGCATGGATGCAACCAATGAGGATTCAGGGTTTCCCATTGAGCTGGGATGCTCTTGCAAGGACGATTTGGCTGCTGCCCACAAGCAATGTGCTGAGGCTTGGTTCAAGATTAAAGGAGACAA AACATGTGAGATATGTGGATCCCTTGCACAAAATGTGGTTGGGGTGACTGAGGCCGAGCTGGCAGAGTCATGGAACGAGGCGAGTGAtactgctgctgttgctgcagcATCCTCGCCCTCATCTCAGTCGCGGAACTTCTGGCAAGGCCGGCGCTTTCTCAACTTCCTGTTAGCTTGCATGGTGTTTGCATTTGTCATATCATGGCTCTTCCATTTCAACGTGCCCTCGTGA